The Neorhodopirellula lusitana genome includes a window with the following:
- a CDS encoding DUF1559 domain-containing protein translates to MSYSAEPTPARCFEFKQRAKSVQHAGSVPRFEILRPRPGFTLVELLVVIAIIGVLVGLLLPAVQGAREAARRMSCSNNVKQIGLGLHNYHAAYNQLPIQGTGATNEANNSSTAAQDDDGTGFTRLELSYLVGLLPFVEQQAVWEQVSNPMVEEDGDLWPAFGPRPIVGDYPPWATNISTFRCPSDPGSGLPALGRTNYAACTGDSFYHAMEGVTVWTGSVSNGRWLYETDAQAMMRSRCGLRGAFVTRKTMRFRDIIDGLSNTIAVGEIITGLQDNDVRAVGFDDTKHGGTTLKMLNNPKLCEEVGMADGWLDPSRPGFWTGGADTSEVTQRGYRWADYHPMHTQFNTVLPPNAEVCTVSKSERYGVLPSSSHHLGGVHLLLADGAVKFVTDSIDAGNPKSPCVFCDATSSGDDSSLPAGSHSPYGLWGALGTRASRESIQEAF, encoded by the coding sequence ATGAGTTATAGCGCAGAGCCAACTCCTGCCCGCTGTTTTGAATTCAAACAGCGTGCTAAATCAGTTCAGCATGCTGGATCCGTTCCGCGTTTTGAAATTTTGCGGCCTCGACCAGGATTCACCTTGGTCGAGTTGCTGGTCGTAATCGCAATCATTGGTGTGCTTGTTGGATTGCTATTGCCAGCGGTTCAAGGCGCTCGTGAAGCGGCCCGGCGAATGAGCTGTAGCAACAATGTCAAACAGATCGGATTGGGGCTCCATAACTACCACGCGGCATACAACCAGTTGCCCATTCAGGGGACCGGCGCTACTAACGAAGCCAACAACAGTTCCACGGCAGCACAAGATGACGATGGGACTGGCTTCACTCGTTTAGAGCTGTCTTACCTAGTAGGGTTGCTTCCCTTTGTCGAACAGCAGGCGGTTTGGGAACAAGTTAGCAACCCGATGGTGGAAGAAGATGGAGATCTTTGGCCCGCGTTTGGGCCTCGACCCATTGTCGGTGACTATCCGCCTTGGGCGACCAACATTTCCACCTTCCGCTGTCCCAGTGATCCCGGGTCCGGTTTGCCGGCCCTCGGACGTACGAACTACGCTGCTTGCACTGGTGATTCTTTCTATCACGCAATGGAAGGGGTTACCGTGTGGACCGGTTCGGTCAGCAACGGACGTTGGTTATACGAGACCGATGCACAGGCGATGATGCGGTCCCGTTGCGGATTGCGAGGAGCGTTTGTGACTCGCAAGACGATGCGATTTCGCGACATCATTGATGGGCTATCCAACACGATCGCGGTTGGCGAAATTATCACAGGTCTGCAAGATAACGACGTTCGCGCGGTTGGCTTTGACGACACAAAGCATGGCGGCACGACGCTCAAGATGTTGAACAATCCTAAATTGTGTGAGGAAGTCGGGATGGCCGATGGCTGGCTAGATCCTTCGCGTCCTGGGTTTTGGACCGGCGGGGCCGACACCTCGGAAGTGACTCAGCGAGGATATCGCTGGGCCGACTATCATCCCATGCACACCCAGTTCAACACGGTCTTGCCGCCGAACGCGGAAGTATGCACGGTGTCCAAATCCGAACGCTATGGGGTTCTGCCTAGCAGCAGCCATCACCTTGGTGGGGTGCATCTGTTGCTGGCCGATGGGGCCGTCAAGTTCGTGACCGATTCCATTGATGCGGGGAACCCGAAGAGCCCTTGTGTGTTTTGTGACGCAACCAGTTCGGGTGACGACAGTTCGTTGCCCGCCGGCTCACACAGTCCGTACGGTTTGTGGGGGGCGTTGGGAACGCGAGCTTCGCGTGAATCGATCCAGGAAGCGTTCTAA
- a CDS encoding ABC transporter ATP-binding protein has translation MPIQPSRLRFDDYRQTVRNRHSDPKSRHAGGSVHGSSDRSAKKIGDRERSFMELFREFWKLIDGHRKTIVSALVFLTISIALRLIPPLGTKLAIDSVLTKPAQPLPEWMSQLDGVEAVLGDPVSAPMRTLVGIAIAVTVITLIGTAANLAGRWLATKAVNQSQVSIRRHVFDHAVRLPLHHVYSMKSGGVASLIREDAGGVSEMIFSMLYNPWRAVVQFIGSLVILMFVDWKLMLGGLALLPIVWITHRTYINRIRPLFRDVRKQRQRIDSGATETFGGIRVVRTFSRARSESSRYVREGDFLVRQQLFTWWWMRIIETIWEVIIPLASTGLLLYGGFQIIDGDLTLGDLMMFLVYLTMLLDPLATIAGSAVTFQNNLAGLDRILDVLDVDEELPSREGASRLSSQVRGGAIAMQNVSFAYPGSDAKVLRNVSLNVESGQTVAIVGRSGAGKTTLTNLISRFYDPTEGAVLFNGVDLRDIQLSSYRSLLGIVEQDVFLFDGSIHENIAYAQPRANREMVIQAARAAAADEFISKFKDGYETLIGERGVKLSGGQRQRLAIARAILADPQILILDEATSNLDSESERLIQGSLEELLQDRTAFVIAHRLSTIVGADQIVVLEDGEVLEVGTHQELLDQGGRYRDMIQLQMSDQTHSVGT, from the coding sequence ATGCCCATCCAACCAAGCCGACTTCGATTTGACGACTATCGACAAACCGTCCGCAACCGACATAGCGACCCCAAAAGCAGGCATGCCGGTGGCTCCGTGCACGGGTCATCCGACCGCAGTGCCAAAAAGATCGGTGACCGCGAGCGTTCTTTCATGGAACTGTTTCGCGAGTTTTGGAAGCTAATCGACGGGCATCGCAAAACGATTGTTTCCGCGTTGGTATTCCTCACGATCAGTATCGCCTTGCGGCTGATTCCACCGCTGGGCACCAAGCTTGCTATCGACTCCGTCCTGACAAAACCCGCGCAACCTTTGCCAGAGTGGATGTCACAGTTGGACGGAGTCGAAGCGGTCTTGGGCGATCCCGTGTCCGCCCCCATGCGAACACTGGTTGGAATCGCAATCGCAGTCACGGTGATCACCTTGATCGGCACGGCCGCTAATTTGGCTGGACGCTGGCTGGCGACAAAGGCCGTCAACCAATCACAGGTGTCGATCCGCCGCCACGTCTTCGATCACGCCGTTCGACTTCCCCTGCACCATGTCTACTCGATGAAGAGTGGTGGCGTGGCGAGTCTCATTCGGGAAGACGCCGGTGGTGTTTCCGAAATGATCTTCAGCATGCTCTACAACCCGTGGCGGGCGGTTGTGCAGTTCATCGGTTCCCTGGTCATCCTGATGTTCGTGGACTGGAAACTGATGCTGGGCGGATTGGCACTGCTTCCGATCGTGTGGATCACTCACCGTACTTACATCAACCGGATCCGGCCGTTGTTTCGCGATGTCCGCAAGCAACGTCAACGAATTGACAGCGGGGCAACAGAGACCTTCGGCGGCATCCGAGTCGTCCGTACCTTTTCGCGAGCCCGCAGCGAGTCGTCTCGCTATGTACGCGAAGGCGATTTTCTCGTTCGCCAACAACTTTTCACTTGGTGGTGGATGCGGATCATCGAAACAATCTGGGAAGTCATTATTCCATTGGCCTCGACCGGCCTGTTGCTATACGGCGGGTTCCAAATCATTGACGGTGACCTAACACTGGGCGACCTGATGATGTTCCTGGTCTACCTGACGATGCTATTGGATCCACTTGCGACCATCGCGGGCAGCGCTGTCACGTTCCAAAACAACCTCGCCGGTCTCGACCGGATCTTGGATGTTCTGGATGTTGACGAAGAGCTCCCCAGCCGTGAGGGAGCTTCGCGGTTGTCATCTCAAGTACGAGGAGGCGCGATTGCGATGCAGAATGTTTCCTTTGCGTACCCGGGATCCGATGCCAAGGTACTTCGAAACGTGTCACTCAATGTCGAGTCCGGCCAAACCGTCGCGATCGTCGGACGCAGCGGCGCGGGCAAGACAACACTGACCAACCTAATCTCAAGGTTCTACGATCCCACGGAAGGCGCGGTGCTCTTCAACGGCGTTGACTTGCGGGATATTCAACTATCAAGCTATCGATCATTGCTAGGGATTGTGGAACAAGACGTTTTTTTGTTTGACGGAAGCATTCACGAAAATATTGCCTACGCGCAACCACGGGCTAACCGAGAAATGGTGATTCAGGCGGCAAGGGCGGCAGCCGCGGATGAGTTCATTTCCAAGTTCAAAGATGGCTATGAAACTTTGATCGGCGAACGTGGTGTCAAGCTGTCCGGCGGTCAACGACAAAGATTGGCGATCGCACGAGCCATCCTGGCCGACCCACAGATCCTGATCCTGGACGAAGCGACCAGCAATCTGGACAGCGAAAGTGAACGTTTGATTCAAGGCAGCTTAGAAGAATTGCTGCAAGACCGAACTGCTTTCGTGATCGCTCACCGGTTAAGCACAATCGTGGGTGCGGACCAAATCGTCGTTCTCGAAGACGGTGAAGTCCTGGAAGTTGGCACGCATCAAGAGCTGCTGGACCAAGGTGGCCGGTACCGCGACATGATTCAATTGCAGATGAGCGATCAAACACATTCGGTCGGAACTTGA
- a CDS encoding cytochrome-c peroxidase, which translates to MPLLPSQRSIVRGKASIALVRLVTILATVAYCQAGAAAEPESDPNVDRVNVTLGDASLTAGIPGEGPLTLTEVNQWLADPVNHQPLEVTLPRGIDAAKANIYIPEDNPMTLAKVELGRQLFFDTRLSSDNTVSCATCHAPDQGWGANTQFGEGVDGQTGNRNSPVSFNRILSRHQFHDGRAATLEEQAVGPIANPIEMANNHETCVVTLAKIPVYRVQFEKIFGDGVNIDNVGKAIATFERAIVTGPAPYDYYAPLATFEKAFADDLEYLDEEDPELAKQYQDLKKAAAEHPMSESAIRGMELTFGKANCTVCHAGANFTDEQFHNLGVGMTADDPDLGRFVVTGEEKDKGAFKTPTMRNVVHSGPYMHDGSQETLEEVIKWYDIGGHPNPWLSDKMKKLNLSATERADLVAFMVDGLTSEFPTIETGRLPQ; encoded by the coding sequence ATGCCATTGCTGCCTTCCCAACGCTCGATCGTGCGAGGGAAAGCCTCGATTGCCCTGGTCCGTCTAGTGACGATTCTTGCCACTGTTGCCTATTGCCAAGCGGGAGCCGCTGCGGAACCGGAATCCGATCCGAATGTCGATCGCGTCAACGTTACGTTGGGGGATGCCTCGCTCACCGCGGGGATTCCGGGTGAAGGGCCTTTGACTTTGACCGAAGTCAATCAGTGGCTGGCCGATCCCGTCAATCATCAGCCACTCGAGGTCACTTTGCCGCGCGGTATCGATGCGGCGAAAGCCAACATTTACATTCCGGAAGACAACCCAATGACGCTTGCGAAAGTGGAATTGGGGCGTCAGCTGTTCTTTGATACGCGACTCTCTTCCGACAACACTGTCTCGTGTGCCACTTGCCATGCTCCGGACCAAGGTTGGGGAGCCAACACTCAGTTTGGTGAGGGAGTCGATGGTCAGACAGGCAATCGGAATTCACCGGTCTCGTTCAATCGGATCTTGAGTCGGCATCAATTTCATGATGGTCGCGCCGCCACGCTGGAAGAGCAAGCGGTTGGACCGATCGCGAACCCCATTGAGATGGCGAATAACCACGAGACCTGCGTCGTGACTCTGGCCAAGATTCCTGTGTACCGTGTGCAGTTCGAAAAGATCTTTGGTGACGGCGTCAACATTGACAACGTTGGGAAGGCGATCGCAACTTTCGAACGTGCCATCGTAACCGGGCCTGCGCCGTACGATTACTACGCACCGCTAGCTACCTTCGAAAAGGCGTTCGCTGACGACTTGGAATACTTGGACGAAGAGGACCCCGAACTTGCCAAGCAATACCAAGACTTGAAGAAAGCCGCTGCGGAACATCCGATGAGCGAGTCAGCGATTCGTGGGATGGAATTGACCTTCGGGAAAGCCAACTGCACTGTCTGTCACGCCGGTGCCAACTTCACTGATGAACAGTTCCATAATTTGGGTGTGGGCATGACCGCTGACGATCCCGATTTGGGGCGATTCGTGGTCACGGGTGAAGAAAAAGACAAGGGTGCGTTCAAGACACCAACGATGCGGAATGTCGTTCATTCCGGTCCGTACATGCATGACGGAAGCCAGGAAACGCTGGAAGAAGTGATTAAGTGGTACGACATCGGTGGGCATCCGAACCCATGGCTCAGTGACAAAATGAAGAAGCTCAACCTGTCCGCGACGGAGCGTGCGGATTTGGTCGCGTTCATGGTGGATGGCCTGACGAGTGAGTTTCCTACGATTGAAACCGGGCGGCTTCCTCAGTAA
- a CDS encoding zinc metallopeptidase, translating into MGDPFFLLILFGIPIVSQIVSSQMRKRFVQFSGHPMPLTGRQAAERMLLENGIMDVRVISTAGQLTDHYDPRNKTVNLSQVVYDESNVAAVAVATHECGHAVQDATGYPMLAARSKMVPLLKLSNIALPVLAFGGAGISQVAGNHGTAILCLVALGLPALFSLVTLPVEFNASRRALNWLEDVGIAAGDQYAGARKALFWAAMTYVVAALGAIVQALYFAKLFLGGRR; encoded by the coding sequence ATGGGCGATCCCTTTTTCTTGCTGATTTTGTTTGGCATTCCGATCGTTAGCCAGATCGTGTCGTCTCAGATGCGGAAGCGGTTCGTCCAATTTTCTGGACACCCGATGCCGTTGACGGGACGGCAGGCCGCCGAACGAATGTTGCTTGAAAATGGCATCATGGATGTGCGGGTGATTTCGACTGCCGGTCAGTTGACAGATCACTACGATCCTCGCAACAAAACGGTGAACCTGAGTCAGGTTGTCTATGACGAAAGTAATGTCGCGGCAGTTGCCGTGGCCACGCACGAGTGCGGGCATGCTGTTCAGGATGCGACTGGCTATCCGATGTTGGCGGCTCGGTCGAAAATGGTACCGCTATTGAAACTGAGCAACATTGCGTTGCCAGTGTTGGCGTTCGGAGGAGCGGGCATTTCGCAAGTGGCCGGGAACCATGGCACAGCAATCCTGTGCTTGGTCGCGTTGGGGCTGCCAGCCTTATTCAGTCTGGTGACGTTGCCGGTGGAGTTCAACGCCAGTCGGCGTGCCCTGAACTGGCTTGAAGACGTAGGGATTGCCGCAGGCGACCAGTACGCGGGTGCTCGCAAGGCGTTGTTCTGGGCGGCGATGACCTATGTGGTTGCCGCCTTGGGTGCGATTGTCCAGGCGTTGTATTTCGCAAAGCTATTCTTAGGCGGAAGACGTTAA
- a CDS encoding sensor histidine kinase, protein MTDSAIRYSLRQRIYAMCAILMGVCVFSTLILWVNQARWSSNFEVYEQSERTVSAIREIDRDIQELKAQAEKYLQTGGLSQLAGAISIQETLLFKIDSVIVQDDAASMRELLQRMRLSLVTFDDQLEQAADERELRTQLVQVELPIQDAKVNQTIDELQKQVLFNNTNRSAKTDSDLIDGVQAYLNAQQSLQQYFINPQSSDFDSAIASVSTCRQLMQRVADQNDLEAATAIQKRLDQELAEFIQLGTRAFQATRSYMFYSNIVMAGEISEFTYYSNRLKDEVEVRRNQDQLARNASNRNIRIISILTSIAAIALAAALATRLSLTIVSPLSSITETFRRLGSGETIETIPALDRNDEIGRMAQAAQVFSDRNRETQELLVDSERLRKEVSEKASALEEMNEELDHFAYVASHDLKSPLRGINHLATWVREDCSDLLPEESNKHLLLMQERVKKMEALLDDLLNYSRVGRVEQHTETVDVGSLLATIISMVDPPEGFRITAANRLPVLQTFRTPLEQVLRNLINNAVKYNDKGGQGTIEVKTSRDGDVCRFAVRDNGPGIDPRFHQKVFEMYQRIAIDVDGTGMGLAIAKKQINNLGGDIWIESSLGEGATFIFTWPAKWISTSPTAPNSSVA, encoded by the coding sequence GTGACCGACTCCGCCATACGTTATTCATTGCGACAACGCATCTACGCGATGTGCGCGATTCTAATGGGCGTGTGCGTGTTCAGCACCCTGATCTTGTGGGTTAACCAAGCTCGATGGTCGAGCAACTTCGAGGTTTACGAACAATCCGAACGCACCGTTTCTGCCATTCGTGAGATTGACCGCGATATTCAAGAATTGAAAGCCCAGGCCGAAAAGTACTTGCAGACTGGCGGCCTTTCCCAACTTGCCGGCGCGATCTCGATCCAGGAAACCTTACTCTTCAAGATCGACAGCGTCATCGTCCAGGATGATGCTGCCAGCATGCGAGAGCTTCTTCAACGCATGCGACTTTCGCTCGTCACGTTCGACGATCAATTGGAACAAGCCGCCGACGAACGCGAACTTCGAACGCAACTCGTGCAAGTCGAATTGCCGATCCAAGACGCGAAGGTCAACCAGACGATCGATGAATTACAAAAGCAGGTACTGTTCAACAACACGAATCGATCCGCGAAGACTGACAGCGATTTGATCGACGGTGTGCAAGCCTATCTGAACGCACAACAATCCCTGCAACAATACTTCATCAACCCACAGTCGAGCGATTTCGACTCCGCGATTGCGTCCGTTTCGACGTGCCGGCAACTCATGCAACGCGTCGCCGATCAAAACGACTTGGAAGCGGCGACCGCCATTCAAAAACGATTGGACCAGGAACTTGCTGAGTTCATCCAATTGGGCACGCGGGCCTTCCAGGCAACCCGCAGCTACATGTTCTATTCCAACATCGTGATGGCTGGCGAAATTTCAGAGTTCACCTACTATTCCAATCGTCTAAAAGACGAAGTCGAAGTTCGCAGGAACCAAGATCAGCTCGCTCGGAACGCATCGAATCGCAACATACGGATCATCAGCATCCTGACATCGATCGCCGCAATTGCACTCGCCGCGGCGCTGGCCACACGCCTGTCACTAACAATCGTTTCGCCGTTGTCATCGATCACGGAGACCTTTCGGCGGCTAGGCTCGGGCGAAACCATCGAAACCATTCCAGCACTGGATCGCAACGACGAAATTGGACGCATGGCACAGGCCGCTCAGGTGTTCAGTGATCGCAATCGAGAAACTCAAGAGTTGCTCGTTGATTCAGAACGACTCCGCAAAGAAGTGTCTGAGAAAGCATCTGCGTTGGAGGAAATGAATGAGGAACTCGATCATTTTGCCTATGTCGCTTCCCATGACTTAAAGAGTCCACTGCGTGGCATCAACCACTTGGCAACGTGGGTCCGTGAAGACTGCAGTGACCTGCTTCCCGAAGAATCAAACAAGCACCTCCTACTGATGCAGGAGCGGGTCAAGAAGATGGAAGCCCTGCTTGACGATCTTTTAAACTACTCACGCGTCGGACGTGTCGAACAGCATACCGAGACAGTGGATGTGGGCAGCTTGTTGGCAACGATTATCTCCATGGTCGATCCTCCTGAAGGATTTCGGATCACCGCTGCGAATCGCCTTCCCGTCCTGCAAACGTTCCGCACACCGCTAGAACAAGTGCTAAGAAACCTGATCAACAATGCGGTGAAGTACAACGACAAGGGCGGTCAAGGCACGATTGAAGTCAAGACTTCACGTGACGGTGACGTTTGTCGGTTTGCCGTCCGTGACAATGGCCCAGGCATCGACCCCCGGTTTCATCAAAAAGTGTTCGAGATGTACCAACGCATTGCGATCGACGTGGACGGCACCGGCATGGGACTCGCAATTGCCAAAAAACAAATCAACAACCTAGGTGGTGACATTTGGATTGAGTCCAGCCTGGGCGAAGGTGCAACGTTCATCTTCACTTGGCCGGCGAAGTGGATTTCGACTAGCCCGACGGCCCCAAATAGCAGTGTGGCCTAA
- a CDS encoding PP2C family protein-serine/threonine phosphatase: MNDPSYESCSPESFDFGEHGVARGLTDVGRRRSQNQDQFLIAELRKSMQVQASSLRFESQTNLFGDARGQLWIVADGMGGHAAGQRASRVAMDQLIQQLLNTVHWFLQSDQVQSVDESEFVSSLQRILHVAHAQILSEAESDQSQRGMGTTLTMAYVVWPRMYVVHVGDSRCYLVRDGVCEQLTTDHTLAHQLVEAGGLNPEDEAASRWSNVLWNVLGGSGEHELTAEVRRVDLMEGDTVLLCSDGLSRYLSATALADVIAEGTSELNAVCQRLVDLANEAGGEDNITVIVAKPDRVLLATRPNRDDELDLRNLLTNPGVSPDDYSDAETLPG, from the coding sequence ATGAACGATCCATCCTACGAGTCCTGTTCGCCTGAGTCGTTCGACTTTGGGGAACATGGAGTGGCTCGCGGTCTCACCGATGTCGGCCGGCGTCGCAGCCAGAACCAGGATCAGTTTCTGATCGCGGAGCTTCGTAAGTCGATGCAGGTCCAAGCGTCGAGTCTCCGGTTCGAATCCCAGACCAATTTGTTTGGCGATGCTCGGGGGCAATTGTGGATCGTTGCCGATGGCATGGGTGGGCACGCTGCCGGTCAAAGAGCTAGCCGTGTTGCGATGGACCAGTTGATCCAGCAACTGCTCAACACCGTGCACTGGTTTTTGCAATCGGATCAGGTTCAGAGCGTTGACGAATCGGAATTCGTCAGCTCGCTTCAGCGGATCCTGCATGTGGCCCACGCTCAGATCCTTTCGGAGGCGGAGAGTGATCAATCACAACGTGGGATGGGCACCACCTTGACGATGGCCTACGTCGTTTGGCCGAGGATGTACGTGGTCCACGTTGGGGACAGTCGGTGTTATTTGGTTCGCGATGGGGTGTGCGAACAATTGACCACCGACCACACCTTGGCGCATCAGTTAGTCGAAGCCGGGGGTCTGAATCCGGAAGACGAAGCCGCGAGTCGTTGGAGCAACGTGCTGTGGAACGTTTTGGGCGGCAGCGGCGAACATGAGCTGACTGCCGAAGTGCGGCGTGTGGACCTGATGGAAGGTGACACCGTGTTGCTGTGCAGCGACGGACTGAGTCGCTATTTGTCAGCAACAGCTCTCGCTGACGTTATCGCCGAAGGCACGAGCGAGCTGAATGCCGTTTGTCAGCGACTGGTCGATCTGGCGAATGAAGCAGGCGGTGAAGACAACATTACCGTGATCGTCGCGAAGCCCGATCGAGTTTTATTGGCCACCCGGCCGAATCGAGACGACGAGTTGGACCTAAGGAATCTATTGACCAATCCGGGAGTCTCGCCGGACGATTACTCCGACGCCGAAACACTTCCCGGCTGA
- a CDS encoding ABC transporter substrate-binding protein: MKRKCDRRAALKMCTASLTLASMPTKRVQSAPIQAATGPSKATAPAAPVSAPQAQSEITIHSPTKWKLRILGTHVTLQEKLRLKAQQDLGIELEFAPGGSAQVMHQASTQPKSFDLYEQWSNSIRVLWQAQTIQPIDSTRIRNWSEINQLTTQGRLTSDARVGAGDAPNKILFVQEDNSLGSRVTDRVSFLPYVHNADSFGYDASQIKRGIAYETESWSWLLDEKHHGKVAIVNEPTIGLFDLALAAQAKGLLQFRDIGNLTRKELDQLFSILLEYRKSGHFRGVWSSVPASVELMKRGESSIESMFSPAVYQLRGQGIDCVYASPREGYRAWHGVMCLSTAVSSETQDAAYEYMNWWLSGWPGAFIARQGYYISNPQRSKPFLSEAEWDFWYRGLPATEELVGTDGSKVAEKGQRRDGGSYEKRFSNVAVWNTVMQNYEYSLIRWNEFLSS; the protein is encoded by the coding sequence TTGAAGCGTAAATGCGATCGCCGAGCCGCGCTGAAGATGTGCACTGCATCGCTGACGCTCGCTTCAATGCCCACGAAACGGGTTCAATCCGCCCCGATTCAGGCGGCAACCGGTCCGTCGAAAGCCACCGCACCCGCCGCACCGGTCTCAGCCCCACAGGCTCAATCTGAAATCACGATCCATTCGCCAACGAAATGGAAGCTGCGGATCCTCGGCACCCACGTCACGCTGCAGGAAAAGTTGCGGCTCAAAGCACAACAAGATCTGGGGATCGAACTGGAATTCGCACCGGGCGGGAGCGCTCAGGTGATGCACCAGGCGTCGACTCAGCCAAAGTCGTTCGACTTGTATGAACAGTGGTCCAACAGCATCCGGGTCCTTTGGCAAGCACAAACAATTCAACCCATTGACTCGACGCGAATTCGGAACTGGTCTGAAATCAATCAATTGACCACCCAAGGCCGGCTGACCTCGGACGCTCGCGTGGGCGCCGGCGACGCGCCTAACAAAATCCTTTTCGTCCAAGAAGACAACTCACTCGGCAGTCGCGTTACCGATCGTGTCAGCTTTCTACCTTACGTTCACAACGCAGACTCGTTCGGGTACGACGCCAGCCAAATCAAGCGTGGCATTGCGTATGAAACGGAAAGCTGGTCTTGGTTACTAGACGAAAAACATCACGGCAAAGTCGCCATTGTTAACGAACCGACAATTGGCCTTTTCGATCTGGCCCTGGCCGCTCAAGCCAAAGGTCTCTTGCAGTTTCGAGACATCGGAAATCTAACTCGCAAAGAGCTCGATCAGCTGTTCTCGATTCTGTTGGAGTACCGAAAGTCGGGTCACTTCCGAGGCGTCTGGAGCAGCGTGCCCGCCTCCGTTGAGCTGATGAAGCGAGGGGAATCGTCCATCGAAAGCATGTTCTCGCCAGCGGTGTATCAACTTCGTGGGCAAGGAATTGACTGCGTTTATGCTTCGCCCCGTGAAGGCTATCGAGCCTGGCACGGCGTGATGTGCCTTTCCACGGCCGTCAGCAGCGAAACGCAGGACGCCGCGTACGAGTACATGAACTGGTGGCTTTCAGGATGGCCGGGCGCGTTCATCGCTCGCCAAGGCTACTACATTTCGAATCCCCAACGTTCCAAACCGTTCCTAAGTGAAGCTGAGTGGGACTTTTGGTATCGCGGCTTACCCGCCACCGAAGAACTGGTGGGCACCGATGGTTCCAAAGTGGCCGAAAAAGGGCAACGCCGCGACGGTGGCTCGTACGAGAAACGCTTCTCCAACGTCGCAGTCTGGAACACCGTGATGCAGAACTACGAATACAGCCTCATTCGGTGGAACGAGTTCCTTTCCAGCTAG